One window of Cervus elaphus chromosome 2, mCerEla1.1, whole genome shotgun sequence genomic DNA carries:
- the LOC122705391 gene encoding olfactory receptor 10G9-like — translation MTNASLVMTFVLSGLPHPPELDTVLFGIFLVIYVLTVVGNLIMLVIISNPHLHTPMYYFLSNLPFIDMWYSTVTMLKMLMTLVSPEGSPISFSSCVAQFYSFDFLGSTECFLYTVMSYDHFLAISYPLRYASMMSGRTCAIMATTTWLSGSLHSAAQTTPTFHLPFCGPNQIQHYICDAPSILKLACADTSTVEMVIFVNIRLVALGCFLLIVLSYVSIVHSILKIRTSAGRGRAFQTCASHCIVVLCFFVPCAFIYLRPGSKEAMDRVVTVFYTVLTPLLNPVVYTLRNKEVKKALLKLKK, via the coding sequence ATGACAAATGCGAGCCTAGTGATGACGTTCGTCCTCTCGGGCCTTCCCCACCCACCAGAGCTGGACACGGTCCTCTTTGGAATCTTCCTGGTGATCTATGTCCTCACTGTGGTGGGAAATCTCATCATGCTAGTGATTATATCGAATCCCCAcctgcacacccccatgtactacTTCCTGAGCAACCTGCCCTTCATTGACATGTGGTACTCCACGGTCACTATGCTGAAAATGCTGATGACCCTGGTGTCACCTGAAGGCAGTCCTATCTCCTTTTCCAGCTGCGTGGCCCAGTTCTACTCCTTTGACTTTCTGGGCAGCACCGAGTGCTTCCTCTACACCGTCATGTCCTATGACCACTTCCTGGCCATCAGTTACCCACTCAGGTACGCAAGCATGATGAGTGGGAGGACGTGTGCCATCATGGCCACAACCACATGGCTCAGTGGCTCTCTGCACTCTGCTGCCCAGACCACACCGACATTCCATTTGCCCTTCTGTGGACCCAACCAGATCCAGCATTACATCTGTGACGCACCGTCTATCCTCAAACTGGCCTGTGCAGATACGTCCACCGTGGAGATGGTGATCTTTGTCAACATTAGGTTGGTGGCCTTGGGCTGCTTTCTTCTTATTGTGCTGTCCTACGTGTCCATCGTCCATTCCATCCTGAAGATCCGCACCTCGGCAGGGAGAGGGAGAGCCTTCCAGACCTGTGCCTCCCACTGCATTGtggttctttgtttctttgttccctGTGCTTTCATTTACCTGAGACCAGGCTCCAAGGAGGCTATGGACAGGGTTGTGACTGTTTTCTACACTGTGCTGACACCCCTTCTGAACCCTGTGGTCTACACCCTAAGGAACAAGGAAGTGAAGAAAGCTCTGTTGAAACTGAAAAAGTGA